One Burkholderia gladioli genomic window, TCGAGAGGAAGGAGGTGAATCTCCGTTCCGAAATCATCGATCACCACGCCTGCCATGTGCAGGGAGGGGATCCCTTGGGCGAAGTGGTGCGTCACCATGATCAGTGCGCCGTCCGGCGTGCGATGGTGATGTCCGGGAGGTCCTGGCCGCGCGCCGCCGCCTGCACCTGCATCGTTTTGATGCCGAGGTCCAGCTCATAGAGCAGCTGGCCGAAGGCGATCGCATGGCCGCCGCGCGCTGCGAACTCGCGCAGGACATCGCGCGCGCCGCACGCGGCGCAGTACGAACCAAAGAGCTCCAGGTCGCTCAGGGCTGCCAGCGTGGCCGCCATTTCTTCGGGGGTGTATTGGGTGATGAACTCGGGCACGGTTGCCTCGGTGTCGGGTGACAGTGAGGCGAGTTTAGAAAACTATCCTGTATAGGTCAAGCGTTCTAAACCGACTGGCCGAAAAAAATCCCGCGCGTGGCGGGATCCTCTGGCCCAGGTGAGCCCTATCTCGAAATTTGCAGATCGTATGTCTGGCCGTCGTCTGTGAGGCATGCCCCGGTCCCCGACTGGGACCAACCGCTGAAAGTGAACACGCACCGGAGATTGTGGCCGTCCGGGGAGCTCGCCAAAACATTTCCGTTACCGACGACGCTTGTGCTTATCGAGTTGCCCGTCGCGGTATAGGCGCCGGCGAAAGCCGTTGCGAGGGTGAAGGAGCCACCTTGCACGTAGACGTAGCGCCCAGCATATGTGCGACCGTCAATCGTGATTGAAACCGATTTATCGATCTGCTTCGCTTCTCCGTGCGCCAGCTTGCCCGGGCCGCGCGGCATCAGCGAGAGGTCATATGTGGCGCATCCACATAAAACGGTAGCCGCGAGCGCTCCGATAAACAGATGCTTCATTGATATCCCCGAAAGTGGGCGTTCGCCCGTTGTCATTTTTTCCGATATCGCCGGTGCTCGACCATCACCGCAATGATCGTCACGGGCTCGTGTTCACTGTTGATTGTTGGATAGTCGGGATTCAGCGGCACGAGCTCGAATACCTCCTGGCCAGCTGCATTTATGCCGCGCACGCGGTACCGCTTGAACGTGGCTTCTTCATGCCCATTTTTCGCGACTACACAGTCTCCCGGGCGCGGCGTAAGGGCCGGTTCCACGATAACGCGATCGCCTGGATTGAATTCGGGAGCCATCGATAGGCCATCGATCTCGAGCGCGAACGCGCCATCGGACAGATCAAGGTCAGTGAGCAAATACTCGAACGCAGCCCCAGGCGGAAAGGGATTGACGGCCTCGCTCATTTTGCCGGCCTGGACGTAGCTGATCAGCGGAACGCGCCGAGAACCGATCTCTGCTCCGCGCACGTTGGAAAAGCCCGACGACTTCTTCTTGCCTTGGCCCATCACGATCCAGACGGGGTTATAGCCCCAGCGCTTCTGGATGCCGACGGCATATTCCAGTTTGATCGACTTGATCTTGCCGTCGAGCCACTGTGTCACCGTGCCTTTCGTCACCCCAGCAGCTTCCGCAAGCTCGATCTGCTCGGCCTGCGTTTCGTGAAGGATCGTCCGGATCCGGTCTTCGAGAGCTTTCATGGGTTAGAAATCTAAACGAAGCACGGTTTAGTATGCTTTCCAAAGTCAGTATAGGGTTCTATACTGTCGGCGAATCCCTTCGGAGCCGACGCATGAACCTCACCAAACAGCAGGCCACCGCCATCTTTGGCAGCGGTGCTGCGCTCGCCCGTGCATTGGGCATCACCAGGGGCGCCGTTTCGCAGTGGCCCGACAAGCTGGATCAGCAGCGCACCGCAATGGTCATCGGTGCTGCCGTGCAGAGCGGCCGTGCGCTTCCTCCTGGTTTCATCGTTCCGGTCGACGAATCCGACACTCCGGCGGCCGCATGACGCGCCGCCCGACATTCGAGCAGGTCCAGGCCCGGCGCCGCGAGCGCGCCGCCGCCCGCAATTTTCGCGAGCTGATGAAGGAGGCCGCGGAGGCCGAGCTCGCTCATCGTCTGAGAGGGGATTTCCCTGTCATCGGACATCCGCAACTGAGCTCGTTTCCGTGGATTCCCTTCAGGTGACCCACACCTTACCCATCCTTCTCCTCAACATCATTCAGAAGTTTTTGCTACGGGTTGAACGACCATGAGCACAGTTGAATTCGTCAGGAAAAAGCCCTCGATGCAGCAGGCGTTTCGCGAGGCACTGACCGACCCGGACAAGCGCGGCCCGGTGCAGACGGCACTCAAGTGGGACGACACGCAGGTGAGTCGCTTCCTGGGCGGGAGCCTGGGTATCACGATCGATCGCATCGACACCGCGATCCAGCAGCTGGATCTCCGCGTGGTGTCGCGGCGCTACCTCGAGGCGCACGCGACGCTCGCGCAAACGGGCCTGAACTGCGCCTGCGCGCGCGAGGGATACGGCGACTGCGGTATCGGCGGGTAGCCAGATGGGTATCGTGATCTTGCTCTACGTCGCCGGCTTCGGCTGTATTTGCGGTGGCCTTGTATGGGCACTAAAGGGTCGCCTATGAAGCCATGGACTTGGCGCCATGCCATCATCAATTCGACGCTGCCGCCTACGACGCGGCACGTTCTGCTTACGCTGTCGTGCCATGTGAACGATGCGGGTGAGCCTGTCTATCCGTCGACGCTGCTGCTCGCAGATGAGACGGGCCTGTCGGAACGGGCCGTGATCACGCATCTGCGCGCCGCCGCGAAGGCCGGCTGGCTCGTCACTGAGAAACACGGTTACGGCGGCCAGAAGTGGGCGCGCAATCAATACCATCCGCTCATCCCTGAGAACTTCCAACTTCCTGACCGCGATGCGAAACGTACTGAACGTGCTTCAGTGCCTCGGAAAACGGGGCGGAAAATCGAGGCACTGAACTACGTTCAGCAGCTTGTGGATAACGGCACTGAAGGACGTTCAGTGCCTTCACCCGAGGCACTGAACGTCGTTCCGGAAGGCACTGAACCTAACGACACGAAGGCACTGAAGGAGGTTCAGTCTAATACTGCAGTTAACCCTGCAGTAAACAGCAGCAACGCGCGCGCCGCCGATCCGGCTGCAGCTGCTGCTCAAAAAATAAGCATCCCTCAACCCGACGCCGAGGCGACGCTCACCGATCTCCTGATCGAGCTGGAGCGCGAACGCGGTAAGGCGCTGCAGGTGAACCGCGGCACCGACCGCGCCGTGGTGCTGACCTGGATCGGCAAGGGCGTGACGGTCGAGCAGCTGCGCGAGGCGCACGCGGCCGCCGTGAAGGCCCGCGATCGCGACAGCGACGCCAGACCGACCTACGTTGCCTTTGTCGACACCTTCCTTGGCGCGGCGCCGGCGGCGCGTGGCGGCGCGGGCGTGGCCGATGCGCGCTGGTTCGACTCCCCCGCCGGCGTCGACGCGAAGGGCTTCGAGCTCGGCGTGCGGATCCGGAAAGCCGACGAGGACTGGCGCTACTACCGCGTCCTGGTCGCGCGCGCCGCTCGAGAGCCGGCCGCCATCGAGGCGGTACTGAAAGACGCCCAGCGCTTCAACGCCAGTGACCTCTACCAATTCGCGCGGACCACGTTCGGGGACGCGCTGATGCCTGTTGACGATTTCCCATCGTGAGGAATGCATGATGAAAGAAAAGCAAATGAGTTTGCTTGCGCGCCGCGTCTGCGAATGCCTGGCCGAGGCACCCGGGCTGACGGCCACGCAGGTCGCGGTGCGGCTCGATGCAAAGCTCGATTCGGTCAAGCATGCGTCGCTGCGCCTTGTCCTTGACGGATACGTTGCTCGTGGCCACCGCGGCCCGGGCGGCCACGCGATGACGCTAACCGGGAAGGAGTTTCCCAGGTCGGCCGATTTCATCGCGACGCCGGAGGCCGAGCGCGCCGCGCGGCTCGAGCGTGAGCTTGTCGATACCGTTCGGCTTGTCGTGCCGGCGTTCCATGCAATGTGCGCGATGGGGAGGGCCGCCGCATGATCGCCCGGTCTTTGAAGCCGCGCGTGCGACGGGTCACGACGTTCCGCATCGATGAGGGCGGCGCGATCGCGGCCGAGCCTGCATGGATGGTGCGCTTCATCGGTGCGAACATGCGTTTCGTGGATCCCTCGCTCGACGAAGCACTTGCGATGGCGCTCGAGTGGTGCATTGCTACCGCCGTGCTCCCAGGGTCGGAGGCGTCTGCGTGAGCCACCGTGCGAACAAGCGCGAGCGCGAGCACATGGGCCGCGTCGCGAAGATGGCTTGTATTTGCTGCACGCTGCTCGGCCGGACGCAGCTTTCAAAGACCGATGTGCACCACGTACGCGTCGGGCATGGCGGCGCGCAGCGCGCCGGCGACTTCTGCACGGTGCCGCTGTGTCATGACGATTGCCACCAGGGGCGCAACGGTGTCCACGGCGACCAGCATTACCTTCACATCCTGAAGATGACGCAGATCGACCTTCTGAACGCCACGCTTGAGAGGCTGTACGGATGAGACTGCTGGTTCACATGATCGTACCGCTTGGCGCCGCACGCGGCTCGTCGTCTGAGATCTTCGAGAGCCGAGTCGTGCGGCTGCATGGACCCGTGCTCCAGGGCCGCGGCCGCACCGGGAAGTTCGAGCCCTACATCGTCGTCGACGTTGAGCTTCCCGAGCGTTTGAGCGGTCTGGCGGCGCGCCGCCAGTTCAACCGGGATGGCACTTATCGAGTCGACGCATATTTGTCCGAGAACCGAAAGTCGCTTGCTGGCTTCATTGCCAGCGGCGCGCTCGAGCTGTATGTGGGAGACGAGCCGTGACGGCGCACGCATACATCCTGCGAGAAGACGTGCCGTCGGCGGTTTCGCGGGCCGTCAGGTATTGCGAATCAATTGAAGAGCCCGTGTGGTCTTTCAGCGTCTGTCGGTTCACCGCGCGGCCGCACACCGATGACGAGCTCGAATTTGTCGTTCCGCGCGACTGGACCGCGCGCCGCGAGCTTTTCGAATGGTTCGAATACTTCGGTATTCCTTACCGAGTTTTGCCGTGATGGAGGAGAGGGATGAAGGTCAATGCACTCGCCCGTAACCTGAGACCGCGCTTCAAATGGTCGGCGTTCAAACGCGACGGTGGGAAGCTGCAGCGGCGTCGGCGCTCGCCGTTTTATAGCCGTCGAATCGATCGGCTCAGCGCCGAGATCCATAGACAAATGCTCGCGATGGCTTGCGACGAAAAGGATTCACCACCAGCGGCCGTCGGCCGCGCAACCAGGAGTAGGACCATGAACGACAACGATATCGAACGCGAGATCAGGGCCAAGGGAAAGACGGCGGCGCGCGTGACACCGACGGACATCGAGGCGTCGATTGAGCACGAGGTCTATTTCACGGCGGCGGAGGGCGTAGCAGGTGAGTCCATCGGGAAGCCGTCTTGGATTTCTCCGCCTTCCTTGGCGCTGCTGACCTTCTGCGTGCTCGTTTTGCGCAACGGCTTCACCGTGACCGGCGAGTCGGCCTGCGCGAGTCCCGAAAACTTCGACGCTGAGATCGGCCGCAAGATCGCGCGGCAGAACGCCGTCGCAAAAATCTGGCGCCTCGAGGGCTATTTGCTCAAGCAACGTCTCTACGAGGGACGCTGAACCGCCAGTTTGCGAAATTTCGCAATTCGCTGTACGGCTCGCCTGAGCCACGCTACGCCGATGCGCACTCGGCCGCTTGCTCCTGCGATTCGGGCGTGATGCCACGGGGATGGACATGGATTTGCATGAATTGGAGCCTCGGCTCGACAATTGGGGAGCGGTTCAGCGCTCCTCCGGATATTCCCCTGGAACGGCTGGATCGGCCGAGGGCATGCACCGATCGGGCTATCGCGTGTCGTGCGATGGCCCGATCGCGCGCGACCTGCAGGACGCCCGCAAGGTCAACGAGGCCTGGAAGCGGCTGATGCCGCTCGATAAGGATGTGCTCCTGTTGCACTACGTCTGGCGTGCCCATTCCTCGTTTATCTGCCGGCGCCTGAAGCTGAAGCAAGGCCGGCAACACGGCCATATCTGGGATTTCGCGCTGTTTCATGCCCAGGAGGCGATTTGGCGGCGATTGGGGAAAACTAACGTACTTGTTGACGCTGAAAATTGCACCTATAATCCGCCCAGATTACTGATTCCGGCATAGTCCGAGTGAATTGGCCCGCAGGCAGGGGCCAGTTCGCTCTCAGCCGACCGAAGCCCGCAGGCGCAAGCCTCGCGGGCTTTTTGCATTTCCAACCTGGAGAACGTCATGGACGAACCGAACCAAGCCCCCTCGGCCGAAATCACGCAGGCCGTGGCCGATTCCAACGCAGCGGCCGTCGCGTCGCTTTCCACCTCGATCAGCGGCCCCGAGGCCAATGCCGGCGCGGTTTCCGCTTCGGCGGACACCGTGCCGCTCAGCACCAGCGTGAGCTCGGCGCAGGAGGCGCCGGCGGTGTCGAGGGAGGTTGGATTGGCCGCACTGGAGCAAACCGGTGCGACCGATGCAGCATCGATCTCGACTTCTACGGCTGATTTTGCCACGCCGAGCTCGTCGACTGTCCCGCCTGCGGCGACGGCAGCGAATGCGACGGCGGATGCGACTGCATCCGCGACGAGCCAACCGAGCGACCCGGGCCATGGTGGTGATGCGCCGGCGGTCCCACCGGTGGGCGAGCCGGTCGCGGTCGCGCCCTCGGCGATCTCGGGCGACGGCACCGTGAATACGTCGGGCTCGGGCACTGGCGCCCTTGCTCCGGATTCTTCCTTGCCGGCGACGGCGCCCTTTTCGACGGCTGCGGAGGATACTGGCTCGACGCGCTTCCCGTTGTTCCCGACAACGGTGGATCAGCTTTCCTCCCGTGCTGACGCGACGCTCGCGGATGCCGGAGGCATTCCGGCGGCGTCGCCGGCCGCCGTGCCGCCCGAAACGCTGCTTGCGCGGCTGCATGCCGATCTCGAAGCGCTCGAGCGCAAGATCGAGCTCGGGATCCACGTGTTCGCCCATGAAGTCGCTGCGATCCGTGATCAGGTCAAGTCGCTGATCTGACTGCGCGATGTCCAAGCAGCTCACGCCGAAGCAGCAGCGGTTCGTCGAGGAGTATTTGCTCGACCTGAACGGCTCGGCTGCTGCTCGCCGCGCGGGTTATAGCGAACGGACCGCCAACGAACAGGCGGTCCGTCTGTTAGCAAATGTTAGCGTTCAGTCAGCGATCGCCGCCGCCATGGCCGCGCGCAGCGAACGGACGAAGATCGACCAGGACCGGATCGTTCAGGAGCTCTGGAACGTAGTCACGGCCGATGCGAACGGCCTGATCGAGTTCCGGCGGACGTGCTGCCGTCACTGCTACGGGATCGATCACGCCTATCAGTGGGTGAGCGAGCGCGAATTCGCTCTCGCGATGAGGAGCCATCAGCGTGCCCTCGCTCTCGCGAAGAAGGCGCGCACGCCGGTTGCCGCGCGCCCGTCCGCGCCCGATCCGTCTGGTGGTTTCGGTTTCGATCCTCGGCGATCGCCCGTGGCTGATTGCCCCGATTGCTTTGGCGAGGGAGTCGCCGACGTGTTCTTGAAGGACACGCGCGACCTTTCCCCCGAGCTGCGCAGCCTCTATGCCGGCGTGAAGCGCACCAAGGATGGGATCGAGGTGAAGATGCACGACAAGCAGGGTTTCGCCCAGTTGCTCATGCGCCACCTCGGGATGCTGAAAGAGACGGTGGAGCACACGGGCAAGGATGGCGGCCCGATCCAGTATCAGCGCATCACGCGTCGCATCGTCGACCCAGCCGCACCGGCCGCCGCCCCCGCGCCGAAGGAGCGCAAGTCATGAGCGACCTGGTGATCGAGACGCCGCGCGCATTCGCGCCGCTGCTGGCGAACGAGATGCCGGACGGCCGGCCGGTGCGCTACAAGGGAGCGCACGGCGGCCGCGGCTCGGGCAAGTCGCACTTCTTCGGCGACCTCTGGCTCGAGGAGAACGTCAGCGACAAGTATGACTTCGTGTGCCTGCGCCAGACGCTGAAGTCGCTGGAGTTCTCGGTGAAGAAGCTGCTGGAATCGAAGATCGAGGTGTTCAACGCTGGCGATTACTTCGACGTGCAGGATCGCCGCATCCTGTCGCGCAACGGTGGCACGACGATTTTCGAGGGGATGCAGAACCACACGGCCGAGTCGATCAAGTCGCTGGAGGGGTTCGATCGAGCCTGGTTCGCCGAGGCGCAGAACGCGACCGCGAACAGCCTCAAGATCCTGCGCCCGACGATCCGCAAGGACCGCTCGCAGATCTGGTTCGATTGGAACCCGAACAAGGCCACCGACCCCGTCGACGATCTGATGCGCGGTGATCACCCCCCGCCCGATTCGATCGTCGTCGAGGCGAACTACATGGACAACCCGTGGCTGCCGGACGTGCTGCAGGTCGAAATGGAGTACGACAAACGGCGCGACCCCGACAAGTATGCGCACGTGTGGCTCGGCAAGTACCAGCAGCGCAGCGAGGCGCGCGTCTTCAAGAACTGGGCGATCGAGGAGTTCGAGCGGCCGGCCGGCACGATCCATCGCCTGGGTGCTGACTGGGGCTTCGCGAGTGATCCCTCGGTGCTGGTCCGCTGCGACATCGAAGGCAACCGCCTGTATGTCGACTATGAGGCATACCAGGTCGGCTGCGAGATCGTGAACCTGCCCGAGCTGTTCATGGGCGTGCCGGATGCCGAGAACTGGCCGATCACGGCTGACTCGGCTCGACCGGAGACGATCAGCCACATGCGCAACCACGGCTTCCCGAAGATCCGGGCGGCCATCAAGGGCGCGCGGTCGCTGGAAGAGGGCGTCGAGTTCCTGCAGTCGTTCGACATCGTGGTGCATCCGCGCTGCATCCACGTGATCGATGAGCTGACGCTCTACAAGTACAAGGAGGACCCGCTCACGGGCCTCGTGCTGCCGATCCTCGAAGACAAGCACAACCAC contains:
- a CDS encoding terminase small subunit; this translates as MSKQLTPKQQRFVEEYLLDLNGSAAARRAGYSERTANEQAVRLLANVSVQSAIAAAMAARSERTKIDQDRIVQELWNVVTADANGLIEFRRTCCRHCYGIDHAYQWVSEREFALAMRSHQRALALAKKARTPVAARPSAPDPSGGFGFDPRRSPVADCPDCFGEGVADVFLKDTRDLSPELRSLYAGVKRTKDGIEVKMHDKQGFAQLLMRHLGMLKETVEHTGKDGGPIQYQRITRRIVDPAAPAAAPAPKERKS
- a CDS encoding PBSX family phage terminase large subunit, which gives rise to MSDLVIETPRAFAPLLANEMPDGRPVRYKGAHGGRGSGKSHFFGDLWLEENVSDKYDFVCLRQTLKSLEFSVKKLLESKIEVFNAGDYFDVQDRRILSRNGGTTIFEGMQNHTAESIKSLEGFDRAWFAEAQNATANSLKILRPTIRKDRSQIWFDWNPNKATDPVDDLMRGDHPPPDSIVVEANYMDNPWLPDVLQVEMEYDKRRDPDKYAHVWLGKYQQRSEARVFKNWAIEEFERPAGTIHRLGADWGFASDPSVLVRCDIEGNRLYVDYEAYQVGCEIVNLPELFMGVPDAENWPITADSARPETISHMRNHGFPKIRAAIKGARSLEEGVEFLQSFDIVVHPRCIHVIDELTLYKYKEDPLTGLVLPILEDKHNHVIDALRYACEGARRAMKASKPKAKPVVRRVVSTAHGWMGK
- a CDS encoding LexA family protein is translated as MKALEDRIRTILHETQAEQIELAEAAGVTKGTVTQWLDGKIKSIKLEYAVGIQKRWGYNPVWIVMGQGKKKSSGFSNVRGAEIGSRRVPLISYVQAGKMSEAVNPFPPGAAFEYLLTDLDLSDGAFALEIDGLSMAPEFNPGDRVIVEPALTPRPGDCVVAKNGHEEATFKRYRVRGINAAGQEVFELVPLNPDYPTINSEHEPVTIIAVMVEHRRYRKK
- a CDS encoding helix-turn-helix domain-containing protein, encoding MKPWTWRHAIINSTLPPTTRHVLLTLSCHVNDAGEPVYPSTLLLADETGLSERAVITHLRAAAKAGWLVTEKHGYGGQKWARNQYHPLIPENFQLPDRDAKRTERASVPRKTGRKIEALNYVQQLVDNGTEGRSVPSPEALNVVPEGTEPNDTKALKEVQSNTAVNPAVNSSNARAADPAAAAAQKISIPQPDAEATLTDLLIELERERGKALQVNRGTDRAVVLTWIGKGVTVEQLREAHAAAVKARDRDSDARPTYVAFVDTFLGAAPAARGGAGVADARWFDSPAGVDAKGFELGVRIRKADEDWRYYRVLVARAAREPAAIEAVLKDAQRFNASDLYQFARTTFGDALMPVDDFPS
- a CDS encoding Gp49 family protein, producing MNDNDIEREIRAKGKTAARVTPTDIEASIEHEVYFTAAEGVAGESIGKPSWISPPSLALLTFCVLVLRNGFTVTGESACASPENFDAEIGRKIARQNAVAKIWRLEGYLLKQRLYEGR
- a CDS encoding Cro/CI family transcriptional regulator, which produces MNLTKQQATAIFGSGAALARALGITRGAVSQWPDKLDQQRTAMVIGAAVQSGRALPPGFIVPVDESDTPAAA